The proteins below come from a single Aegilops tauschii subsp. strangulata cultivar AL8/78 chromosome 6, Aet v6.0, whole genome shotgun sequence genomic window:
- the LOC109762859 gene encoding putative F-box/kelch-repeat protein At5g24040, whose product MPAAPIPIAVAGSSSCAPPPQEAGSPWPDLPPELLRLVVLRVPSHADCVRLRAVCRPWRSAASDLPPLLPWLALRDGTFLSLPGGVVHLLPAIPANVARRVSTGGMLFLLHDDGGCSLMNPLTGETTPQHVDHDILWFQVTRLNPLYLIPYNIRKIVVSDNMFVVSSCNYSRLHIFTRGPRPQVGSIKLSPLIPDGMALFKGKLYLLTGCLTSPDAHRELHVLDLRSGLQHQPSVQCCIPGTTTDCFSDGVYKRYYYLVVSGDRLLMVEREIEVDRVSNKRIRTRWLKVFEAMDLDLDCGHGRWRKVDRLKGRALFLSLECSFSLPASVDGCAVGVGAQEDCVYFVRELKLSTHPTCLTKAEGDHLCCGVYKIIDQTVAPLPTEMLAKTAVSHAGPWSLTWFPLPPN is encoded by the coding sequence ATGCCAGCGGCGCCAATCCCGATAGCAGTCGCTGGGTCAAGCAGTTGCGCGCCACCACCGCAAGAGGCCGGCAGCCCATGGCCGGACCTCCCGCCAGAGTTGCTGCGGCTGGTGGTCCTGCGCGTGCCATCCCACGCCGACTGCGTCCGCCTCCGCGCCGTGTGCCGGCCGTGGCGCTCCGCGGCGAGCGACCTGCCCCCGCTGCTGCCATGGCTCGCCCTCCGCGACGGCACCTTCCTCAGCCTCCCCGGTGGCGTTGTCCACCTCCTGCCCGCCATCCCAGCCAATGTGGCCAGGCGTGTCTCCACCGGCGGCATGCTCTTCCTCTTGCACGACGACGGCGGCTGCTCCCTCATGAACCCTCTCACCGGGGAGACGACCCCGCAACACGTCGACCACGACATCCTCTGGTTTCAGGTGACAAGATTGAATCCCCTCTACCTCATCCCGTACAACATCCGCAAGATTGTGGTTTCGGACAACATGTTCGTCGTTTCAAGCTGCAACTACTCCCGATTGCACATCTTTACCCGCGGGCCGCGGCCGCAAGTAGGCTCCATTAAGCTGTCTCCGTTGATTCCGGATGGCATGGCACTCTTCAAAGGCAAGCTCTATCTGCTCACTGGTTGTTTGACTTCGCCGGATGCGCACCGGGAGCTCCATGTCCTGGACTTGAGGTCGGGCCTGCAGCACCAACCATCCGTCCAATGCTGTATACCAGGCACCACAACAGATTGCTTCTCGGACGGCGTCTACAAGCGCTATTACTACTTGGTCGTGTCCGGTGACCGGCTGCTCATGGTTGAACGGGAGATCGAAGTGGACCGCGTCTCTAATAAACGAATCCGGACTCGGTGGCTCAAGGTCTTCGAGGCAATGGACCTGGACTTGGACTGCGGCCATGGACGTTGGAGGAAGGTTGATAGGTTGAAGGGGCGTGCTCTTTTTCTCAGCCTAGAATGCTCTTTCTCGCTCCCAGCTTCTGTTGATGGCTGTGCGGTTGGAGTTGGAGCTCAGGAAGACTGCGTCTACTTTGTAAGAGAGCTTAAGCTCAGCACTCACCCTACATGTTTGACAAAGGCCGAGGGCGATCATCTCTGTTGCGGCGTGTACAAAATCATAGACCAGACCGTGGCGCCATTACCGACAGAGATGCTGGCCAAGACAGCGGTATCACATGCCGGTCCATGGTCCTTGACCTGGTTCCCTTTGCCCCCAAACTGA
- the LOC141025679 gene encoding mitochondrial metalloendopeptidase OMA1-like gives MNFLRNSRSAFSRRHQIARRHCSNSVHPPAAPSSGTKQAGLLFSGAALFFVSTCHREKVPYTNRVHWVFLPPSVHPKFGNIFFDKIKKKRGHAILGPSDPNAVRVRRIASDIIRGVHDVFPTKSSPREEDDGTPQTRHLDDLDWEVIVINNAKVKAYSFPNGKIVIHTGLLDCLKTDAEIAALIAHEV, from the coding sequence ATGAACTTCCTGAGGAACTCGCGCTCCGCCTTCTCCCGGCGCCACCAGATCGCCCGCCGCCACTGCAGCAACTCCGTGCATCCCCCGGCAGCTCCATCATCAGGCACCAAACAAGCAGGGCTCCTCTTCTCCGGCGCCGCGTTGTTCTTTGTCAGCACCTGCCACCGCGAGAAGGTGCCCTACACCAACCGCGTCCACTGGGTCTTCCTCCCTCCGTCGGTTCACCCCAAGTTTGGGAACATTTTCTTCGACAAGATCAAGAAGAAACGTGGACACGCCATCCTTGGCCCGTCTGACCCCAACGCCGTCCGTGTCCGCCGCATCGCCTCTGATATCATCCGTGGAGTCCACGACGTCTTCCCCACCAAGAGCAGCCCCCGCGAAGAAGATGACGGTACGCCGCAGACGAGGCATCTCGATGACCTCGACTGGGAGGTGATCGTCATCAATAACGCCAAAGTTAAGGCGTACAGCTTCCCCAATGGTAAGATTGTGATCCACACGGGATTGCTCGACTGCCTAAAGACGGACGCTGAAATCGCCGCCCTTATTGCGCATGAGGTATAG
- the LOC109762860 gene encoding mitochondrial metalloendopeptidase OMA1-like, with protein MNFLKNSRSVFSRLKTVRRYSNLAQPQPARPRVLDSVRGLFSGHAKPVAASQTAAQAQPQEAGLFFPWGLIFFFLTCNREKVPCTNRAHWVFLSPSCHALMGNIMFEKIEEKRGPAILGPSDPNTVRVRQIASGIIRAAHDLFPRGDDDHDDKQETPERHDFKWEVVIVNDGKAKAYSLPNGKIVVYTGLLNCLKTDAEIAALIAHEAGHVVANHDMEFSRILPFFDTLAPQRNEMEADLIGLKLLAAAGFDTHVAHGVYETFGQIGGNWWSRFHPWCKKE; from the exons ATGAACTTCCTGAAAAACTCGCGCTCCGTCTTCTCCCGGCTCAAGACTGTCCGGCGATACTCAAACCTGGCGCAGCCTCAGCCGGCGCGTCCCAGGGTCCTAGACTCGGTCCGAGGGCTCTTCTCCGGCCACGCCAAGCCTGTCGCCGCCTCTCAAACCGCCGCGCAGGCACAGCCCCAAGAAGCAGGGCTCTTCTTCCCGTGGGGCTTGATCTTCTTTTTCCTCACCTGCAACCGCGAGAAGGTGCCGTGCACCAACCGCGCCCACTGGGTCTTCCTCTCGCCGTCGTGTCACGCCTTGATGGGGAACATCATGTTCGAGAAGATCGAGGAGAAACGCGGGCCGGCCATCCTTGGCCCGTCTGACCCCAACACCGTCCGTGTCCGGCAAATCGCCTCCGGTATTATCCGCGCAGCCCATGACCTCTTCCCCCGCGGCGACGATGACCACGATGATAAGCAGGAGACGCCGGAGCGCCATGACTTCAAGTGGGAGGTGGTCATCGTCAATGATGGCAAAGCTAAGGCGTACAGCTTGCCCAATGGTAAGATTGTAGTCTACACGGGATTGCTGAACTGCCTAAAGACCGATGCTGAAATTGCCGCCCTTATTGCACATGAG GCCGGACACGTTGTTGCAAACCATGACATGGAGTTCTCAAGGATCCTTCCGTTCTTTGACACACTAGCCCCGCAAAG GAATGAGATGGAGGCGGATCTCATCGGGCTGAAGCTACTTGCAGCCGCTGGTTTTGATACACACGTAGCCCATGGGGTCTATGAGACGTTCGGGCAGATCGGAGGAAACTGGTGGTCCCGATTTCATCCTTGGTGTAAGAAAGAATAA